The following proteins are encoded in a genomic region of Verrucomicrobiota bacterium:
- a CDS encoding prepilin-type N-terminal cleavage/methylation domain-containing protein — translation MIMRIQNHQASKSCRASGPLATGGANCTTKDTMITKEKQMEGLASACPGLAFTVTSDIRRPGRSPYSFAPSTSHLEDSPFRVANCSSSENPDCDIPAGSSDLGREESRPSKKPESGKIPLLPSSHLLSPISNILSPTPHSYLRHAGFSMIEVSVAIAVMAFGIVAILGLFSLSMGGAKDSATDSVTALKAMDILANAKTQTFTNNSGIIRGVFLDLSQPTNFWAIYYDSSGVMVSNQTNQVNASTALAARGAYAAQIVTHAFGVDNGGGTIEWNPALSNNPIIYSLPISTNIALLQIKVIYPAISTNQQTTNFFQTVIVNRGQ, via the coding sequence ATGATTATGAGAATTCAGAATCATCAAGCCAGCAAATCGTGTAGGGCGAGCGGCCCGCTTGCCACGGGTGGAGCAAATTGCACCACGAAGGACACGATGATCACGAAGGAAAAGCAAATGGAGGGCCTTGCTTCTGCTTGTCCGGGTCTGGCGTTCACGGTGACATCCGACATTCGGCGACCGGGCCGGTCGCCCTACAGCTTCGCACCGAGCACCTCGCACCTAGAAGATTCTCCCTTTCGTGTTGCAAATTGCAGTTCTAGCGAGAACCCCGATTGTGATATTCCTGCCGGATCCAGTGATCTCGGTCGAGAGGAATCTCGACCCTCCAAAAAGCCAGAAAGCGGCAAGATACCGCTTCTCCCTTCATCCCATCTCCTATCTCCCATCTCCAATATCCTATCTCCTACACCTCACTCCTATCTCCGACATGCCGGTTTTTCCATGATCGAGGTTTCGGTGGCGATTGCCGTGATGGCCTTTGGGATTGTGGCTATTCTGGGGCTTTTTTCCTTGAGTATGGGGGGGGCTAAAGATAGTGCTACGGATTCTGTAACCGCATTGAAGGCCATGGACATTCTCGCGAATGCCAAGACACAGACTTTCACGAATAATTCTGGTATTATTAGAGGAGTCTTTTTGGACCTCTCACAGCCGACGAATTTCTGGGCTATTTATTACGACAGTTCCGGGGTTATGGTTTCTAACCAGACAAATCAGGTGAATGCATCTACGGCGCTAGCTGCGCGAGGGGCTTATGCCGCGCAAATTGTTACCCATGCCTTTGGGGTTGATAATGGGGGGGGCACGATCGAATGGAATCCGGCTTTGAGCAACAACCCTATTATTTATTCGCTGCCCATATCGACCAATATAGCTCTCCTCCAAATCAAAGTAATCTATCCGGCTATATCCACCAACCAACAAACCACAAATTTTTTCCAGACGGTCATTGTAAACCGGGGGCAATAA